One part of the Drosophila teissieri strain GT53w chromosome 3R, Prin_Dtei_1.1, whole genome shotgun sequence genome encodes these proteins:
- the LOC122620096 gene encoding TATA box-binding protein-associated factor RNA polymerase I subunit B, with protein MDEVLETMQLENMQCDVCEGTTFQERVGFYYCVECGTQKDQIRAVDITAEDNFDETAAGRYATRTIRQRKDAEKEDEDDITSWEFYNYVLRGFLQELLNMGAKPELKLMTLQVWTAYLGSMEVAFSKSNKTGLPKLNVRALPIDARIIYNHKPFKKGKKGKKSTLTGDPNDERAKFRLWNRTKRNLDASGYRTHGGPSESEGEQSLHLQWSLRARKLLKRQMPLKHLDKHSRDSKGSMSCHSLRPRVKQLHSFDRNIYSLNIIKLYVVLGIALNMVEDDIQLSDLVRFIDEEHLTKRCMLNYLPQNVAAKGKALLKDMELSKIKDKVTNKMLRLNIGYMSRFINLSEFQKPNLHSLAERYILELGLPPRLLKFVDSLIELYPPNFLNAVTIHLYPRCEARTMAYILYAMKLLFGLDDLKERNISESAAKINAQLLEVGGDEAPLLFVFTEWMEFVEIRKVIVSHYNQSFARRFGVATQTGCQVDDILAKEWREKEQSETFGWMQGSAAMQRQHENLTHIIETMLKDHFGESSKESMEKERIEFQPSLTPAHSYFNRILLQATRSDGAKMSIQIPEHMKVDHSVRDLDPFVLETTELSQYLSQHGLKLRVEELACQEDIQKVGIFRPLSLLRGDIREYRANTDIKTETWISELKKKEKRPDFRFTQPTGTYGARYLKRITMHNARREKIELNNPFWEVTETPSFLLKLNDTEVPLDSLTSLQTFEEGTMDPLSIPLDLPRRNLEKNVNPEESDRASDQGAEDINDEPPRPDELVLQVSNFDCWLLHGYMRKIRQHDKQKLRQLFPCSFRWLLETCASTIGIVWEELYEELLVVEVMYHHSIRDWSNHRDFLCIQHNTQEKDIRTLARTYKEFW; from the exons ATGGATGAGGTTCTGGAGACGATGCAGCTGGAGAACATGCAGTGCGATGTGTGCGAGGGCACGACCTTCCAGGAGCGCGTGGGATTCTACTACTGCGTGGAGTGCGGCACACAGAAGGACCAGATTCGCGCAGTGGACATCACCGCCGAGGATAACTTCGATGAAACCGCCGCCGGCAGATACGCAACCAGGACAATCCGCCAGAGAAAGGATGCggagaaggaggatgaggacgacATCACCTCGTGGGAGTTCTACAACTATGTGCTGCGCGGCTTCCTCCAGGAGCTGCTCAACATGGGCGCCAAGCCGGAGCTCAAGCTGATGACCCTGCAGGTTTGGACGGCGTACTTGGGCAGCATGGAGGTGGCCTTCAGCAAGAGCAATAAGACGGGACTGCCCAAACTGAACGTGCGGGCGCTGCCAAT AGATGCCCGCATCATCTACAACCATAAGCCATTCAAGAAAGGCAAGAAGGGCAAAAAGAGCACTCTAACAGGTGACCCAAATGACGAGCGCGCCAAGTTCAGATTGTGGAACAGGACAAAG CGCAATCTAGACGCCTCCGGCTACCGCACGCACGGAGGACCTTCAGAGTCCGAAGGGGAGCAAAGTCTCCACCTGCAATGGTCATTGCGCGCCCGCAAGTTACTGAAGCGCCAGATGCCGCTGAAGCACCTGGACAAGCACAGTCGCGACAGCAAGGGCAGTATGTCGTGCCACAGCTTGAGACCGAGGGTCAAGCAGCTGCACTCTTTTGACCGCAACATCTACTCCCTGAATATTATCAAGTTGTATGTAGTGCTGGGCATAGCTCTTAATATGGTGGAGGATGACATACAGCTATCGGACCTGGTGCGATTCATTGATGAGGAGCACTTGACCAAGCGGTGCATGCTTAACTATCTGCCCCAAAATGTGGCGGCCAAAGGCAAGGCACTCCTCAAAGATATGGAGCTCAGCAAAATCAAAGACAAGGTTACCAACAAG ATGCTTCGTTTAAACATCGGATATATGTCCCGATTCATAAACCTGTCTGAATTTCAAAAACCGAACCTGCATTCCCTAGCAGAGCGCTACATTCTGGAGTTGGGACTGCCACCACGTCTACTGAAGTTCGTAGATAGCCTGATTGAGCTGTATCCCCCAAATTTCTTAAATGCCGTAACCATACACTTGTATCCGCGCTGCGAGGCAAGGACTATGGCCTACATTCTCTACGCCATGAAGTTACTTTTCGGCTTGGATGATCTCAAGGAGCGGAATATATCCGAATCAGCTGCAAAAATCAACGCACAACTGCTGGAAGTCGGCGGAGATGAGGCTCccttgctttttgtttttaccgAGTGGATGGAGTTCGTGGAGATAAGGAAAGTAATTGTCTCACATTACAACCAGAGTTTTGCCCGTCGCTTTGGAGTAGCCACGCAGACTGGTTGTCAGGTGGATGACATCCTGGCAAAAGAGTGGAGAGAGAAGGAGCAAAGCGAAACCTTCGGCTGGATGCAGGGATCTGCGGCAATGCAGCGTCAGCACGAAAACCTGACACACATTATTGAAACGATGCTCAAGGACCATTTTGGCGAGTCCAGCAAAGAAAGCATGGAGAAAGAGCGCATTGAATTCCAACCCAGCTTGACTCCGGCTCACTCCTACTTCAACAGAATCCTACTACAAGCAACGCGGTCTGATGGTGCAAAAATGAGCATACAAATTCCAGAACACATGAAAGTGGATCACTCGGTGCGGGACCTGGATCCCTTTGTGCTGGAGACGACCGAGCTGTCACAGTATTTGTCCCAGCATGGCCTAAAACTACGAGTGGAGGAGCTTGCCTGCCAGGAGGATATCCAGAAAGTGGGCATATTCCGTCCACTATCACTACTCCGAGGTGACATCCGAGAATACCGCGCCAACACTGACATTAAAACCGAGACGTGGATCAGCGAGctaaagaagaaggagaaacGGCCGGACTTCAGGTTCACACAGCCCACTGGAACCTATGGAGCACGCTATCTGAAACGAATAACAATGCATAATGCAAGGCGTGAGAAAATTGAGTTAAATAATCCTTTTTGGGAGGTCACCGAGACGCCCAGCTTTCTTCTTAAACTTAACGATACCGAGGTACCACTCGACAGCCTGACCTCTCTGCAAACCTTCGAGGAAGGGACCATGGATCCCTTGAGCATCCCTTTAGATCTGCCCCGTCGCAATCtggaaaaaaatgtgaatCCAGAAGAGTCTGATAGAGCATCAGACCAGGGAGCGGAGGACATAAATGACGAACCGCCAAGGCCAGACGAGCTGGTGTTGCAAGTGTCCAACTTTGATTGCTGGCTTCTACATGGCTATATGAGGAAGATTCGGCAGCACGACAAGCAGAAACTGCGTCAGTTGTTTCCCTGTTCCTTCCGTTGGCTCCTGGAGACCTGTGCCAGCACAATCGGCATAGTTTGGGAAGAGCTCTACGAGGAACTGCTTGTCGTGGAAGTGATGTACCATCACAGCATCCGGGACTGGAGCAATCACAGGGATTTCCTGTGCATTCAACACAACACTCAAGAGAAGGACATCCGAACCCTGGCCAGGACGTACAAGGAGTTTTGGTAG
- the LOC122620097 gene encoding uncharacterized protein LOC122620097 — translation MSMRLILIGLAILALAYAQPVPEAPEVIENSNPVLEMNSEKPKLNAYQRTLFLLLPLLFPNEFYIPTTSG, via the exons ATGTCCATGCGTCTAATTCTAATTGGCTTGGCCATCCTGGCACTGGCCTACGCACAACCTGTTCCAGAAGCTCCAGAAGTCATTGAAA ATTCTAACCCCGTCCTGGAGATGAATTcagaaaaacccaaactaaATGCCTACCAACGGACccttttcctgctgctgcccctgctgttCCCTAACGAGTTCTATATACCGACTACTAGCGGCTAA
- the LOC122620286 gene encoding uncharacterized protein LOC122620286, with amino-acid sequence MDTMFFELKFIRVHGSYKFNSLNCKVHSPELGILKLCEIKAVDRKHNLINIEAFLNQTLSEIEIHFKMVKRESGGWHPFLYDIRVDVCQFFRTPRRFFISNLIYSFIKPFTNVNHTCPYLAGTVMRLWHWSPDEDAVLAKFPVDHGQYGLQTTWFIKKQVALKVNGSVLFFR; translated from the exons GTGCATGGGTCATATAAGTTCAATTCCCTCAATTGCAAAGTTCATTCTCCGGAACTGGGAATATTAAAGCTGTGCGAAATTAAGGCGGTTGATCGCAAGCACAACCTGATCAACATTGAAGCCTTTTTAAATCAAACCTTATCAGAG ATCGAGATCCATTTCAAAATGGTTAAACGCGAGAGTGGCGGCTGGCATCCCTTTTTGTACGACATACGCGTGGACGTTTGCCAATTCTTTAGGACTCCCAGGAGGTTCTTCATTTCCAATCTAATATACTCGTTTATAAAGCCATTCACAAATGTAAACCACACCTGTCCGTACTTG GCTGGCACAGTGATGCGTCTTTGGCATTGGTCTCCCGATGAAGATgctgttttggccaaattccCCGTCGACCATGGCCAATATGGCCTACAAACAACGTGGTTCATTAAAAAACAGGTGGCATTGAAAGTAAATGGATCTGTACTATTTTTTAGGTGA